The Equus quagga isolate Etosha38 chromosome 2, UCLA_HA_Equagga_1.0, whole genome shotgun sequence genome has a window encoding:
- the LOC124235680 gene encoding olfactory receptor 11H6-like — translation MSGVNAVTEFILLSFPCSREVQVFFFMLFSVSYILTLMGNGAIVCAVKLDHRLHTPMYILLANFSFLEICYINTTVPNMLSNFLSETKTISFTACFLQFYFFCSMGTTETFFLPLMSFDRCLAICQPLHYPTIMSRHLCMNLVALCWVTGFLCYLVPIYLITQLPFCGPNTIDHFVCDPGPLLSLSCVAAPGIELSYSILSTLIIFITFFFILGSYTLVLRAVLHVPSAAGRHKAFSTCSSHLVVVSLFYGTLMVMYISPASGNPAGIQKIVTLFYSSVTPLVNPLIYSLRNKDIKAALRKIQVCTKISQSE, via the coding sequence ATGTCAGGAGTAAACGCAGTGACTGAATTCATACTCCTGAGTTTTCCCTGCTCCAGAGAGGTTCAAGTCTTCTTCTTCATGCTGTTCTCTGTGTCCTACATCCTGACACTGATGGGGAATGGGGCCATTGTCTGTGCGGTGAAGCTGGATCACAGGCTTCACACCCCCATGTATATTCTGCTGGCCAACTTCTCATTCCTGGAGATCTGTTACATCAACACCACTGTTCCCAATATGTTAAGTAACTTCCTATCTGAGACTAAAACCATATCTTTCACTGCCTGCTTCCTCCAGTTCTACTTCTTCTGCTCCATGGGCACCACCGAGACCTTCTTTCTGCCCCTCATGTCTTTTGACCGGTGTCTGGCCATCTGCCAGCCTCTCCACTATCCTACCATCATGAGCCGTCATCTTTGCATGAACTTGGTGGCCCTCTGTTGGGTAACAGGCTTTCTCTGCTATCTGGTCCCTATCTATCTTATCACACAACTCCCCTTTTGTGGCCCCAATACCATTGACCACTTTGTCTGTGACCCTGGTCCTCTTCTGTCCCTGTCCTGTGTTGCTGCTCCTGGAATTGAGCTTTCCTATTCTATATTGAGCactcttattattttcatcaccTTCTTCTTTATCCTTGGGTCCTACACCTTGGTTCTCAGAGCAGTGTTGCATGTCCCTTCAGCAGCTGGCAGACAtaaggccttctccacctgcagtTCCCACTTGGTTGTAGTGTCACTGTTCTATGGAACTCTCATGGTCATGTACATCAGCCCAGCCTCTGGAAATCCAGCTGGCATACAGAAGATTGTAACCTTGTTCTACTCATCAGTGACCCCACTTGTAAACCCGCTGATCTACAGTCTCCGGAACAAGGACATAAAGGCTGCCTTGAGAAAAATTCAAGTATGCACAAAAATTAGTCAAAGTGAATGA